A genome region from Bombus terrestris chromosome 10, iyBomTerr1.2, whole genome shotgun sequence includes the following:
- the LOC100646187 gene encoding 2-oxoglutarate dehydrogenase, mitochondrial isoform X1, which translates to MYKARTVFSTLAPLAPRMCKPERFASWLVRSHPLTRTTQVIVTEPIRKYSKVATEPFLNGSSSTYVEEMYNAWLQDPHSVHVSWDSFFRSSTAGAAPGLAYQAPPSLAPSHNQVPLGALLPLGGGTQLSQIPVNEKIIDDHLAVQAIIRSYQIRGHHIAKLDPLGINSADLDDRHPQELLYNHYSFGNRARTTTYSQELQYRIAALMKKESDMDRIFKLPSTTFIGGKEKSLPLREILKRLEAAYCGHIGVEFMFINSLEQCNWIRQKMETPGIMEMTNDERRLILARLTRATGFEAFLARKWSSEKRFGLEGCEILIPAMKQVIDKSTELGVESIVMGMPHRGRLNVLANVCRKPLSQIFTQFAALEAADDGSGDVKYHLGTYIERLNRVTNKNIRLAVVANPSHLEAVDPVVQGKTRAEQFYRGDGEGKKVMSILLHGDAAFCGQGIVFETMHLSDLPDYTTHGTIHIVVNNQIGFTTDPRHSRSSPYCTDVARVVNAPIFHVNSDDPEAVMHVCKVAAEWRATFHKDVVIDIVSYRRNGHNEIDEPMFTQPLMYRKIRNTPPVLDIYAKSLIDDSVVSPEEVKDVKDKYEKICEEAYVNARQETHIKYKDWLDSPWSGFFEGKDPLKVSPTGIKEDTLIHIGKKFSSPPPNAAEFVVHKGIERILKSRMEMIEARTVDWALGEAMAFGSLLKEGVHVRLSGQDVERGTFSHRHHVLHHQTVDKATYRPLCYLYPDQAPYTVCNSSLSEFGVLGFELGYSMTNPNALVCWEAQFGDFNNTAQCIIDQFISSGQAKWVRQSGLVMLQPHGLEGMGPEHSSARLERFLQMSADDPDYFPPESEEFAVRQLHDSNWIVANCSTPANYFHILRRQIALPFRKPLILMTPKSLLRHPEAKSSFDLMLENTEFLRVIPEEGVASQNPSNVKRIIFCSGKVYYDLKKARAEKKLDDKVAIVRVEQISPFPYDLVKKEANKYANAELVWAQEEHKNQGAWTYIQPRFHTALNGTRSVFSGNTSYDSRGSGGWFSGWFSSTKPTNVSESLSVESNKPKQRTLRYVGRPTGASPATGSKMQHLKELKQLLDDSFDV; encoded by the exons ATGTATAAGGCAAGGACCGTATTTAGTACATTGGCCCCTTTAGCGCCACGAATGTGCAAACCTGAGAGGTTTGCATCATGGTTGGTTCGAAGCCATCCTCTGACAAGGACCACACAGGTGATAGTTACCGAACCAATTAGAAAGTATAGCAAGGTAGCCACAGAACCTTTTCTCAATGGCAGTTCCAGCACTTATGTAGAAGAAATGTATAATGCATGGCTACAAGATCCTCATAGTGTACATGTG tcTTGGGACTCATTTTTTCGCAGTAGTACTGCTGGAGCTGCACCAGGTCTAGCATATCAGGCGCCTCCTTCTCTTGCTCCAAGTCATAATCAAGTTCCATTAGGAGCATTATTACCACTTGGTGGAGGTACACAATTGAGCCAAATACCTGTTAATGAAAAGATCATTGATGATCACCTGGCTGTTCAAGCTATTATTCGTTCTTATCAG ATTCGTGGCCATCATATCGCTAAATTGGATCCACTTGGCATCAACAGCGCTGATCTTGATGATAGACACCCACAAGAGTTGCTCTATAATCATTACTCATTCG GGAACAGAGCACGTACTACTACTTACTCACAGGAACTGCAGTACAGAATAGCTGCACTTATGAAAA AGGAATCCGATATGGATCGTATTTTCAAGTTGCCATCCACCACTTTTATTGGTGGCAAAGAGAAATCATTGCCTCTTCGTGAAATCTTAAAAAGACTAGAAGCTGCTTACTGCGGCCACATCGGTGTGGAATTCATGTTTATCAATTCTTTGGAACAATGCAATTGGATTCGACAAAAGATGGAGACTCCTGGTATTATGGAAATGACGAATGATGAAAGAAGACTTATTTTGGCTAGATTAACTCGCGCAACTgg ATTTGAAGCATTCCTTGCACGTAAGTGGTCATCTGAGAAGAGATTTGGATTGGAAGGATGTGAAATTCTGATCCCTGCTATGAAGCAGGTAATTGATAAATCAACTGAGTTAGGAGTTGAATCCATTGTCATGGGTATGCCTCATCGTGGCCGTTTAAATGTCCTTGCTAACGTTTGTCGTAAGCCCTTGAGTCAAATATTTACTCAATTTGCGGCTCTAGAAGCAGCTGACGAT GGTTCTGGTGATGTTAAATATCACTTGGGAACATACATTGAGCGTTTGAATCGAGTAACAAACAAAAACATTCGTTTGGCTGTTGTGGCGAATCCATCTCATTTAGAAGCCGTCGATCCAGTAGTACAAGGAAAGACTCGTGCAGAACAATTTTATCGCGGTGATGGCGAAGGCAAGAAG GTCATGTCTATTCTTCTGCATGGTGATGCTGCATTCTGTGGGCAGGGTATTGTTTTTGAAACAATGCACTTGTCAGACTTGCCAGATTATACAACTCATGGTACTATTCATATTGTGGTGAATAATCAAATTGGATTTACTACAGATCCAAGACATTCACGATCCTCTCCATATTGTACAG ATGTTGCAAGAGTAGTGAATGCACCCATTTTCCATGTAAATTCGGATGATCCTGAGGCAGTAATGCATGTTTGTAAAGTTGCTGCAGAATGGAGAGCAACTTTCCATAAAGATGTTGTTATTGATATTGTATCATATAGACGAAATGGTCACAATGAGATTGATGAACCTATGTTTACACAGCCTTTGATGTATCGCAAAATTAGAAATACTCCACCAGTTCTAGATATATATGCCAAAAGTCTTATTGATGATAGTGTCGTTTCTCCTGAAGAAGTTAAG GATGTTAAAGACAAATATGAGAAAATTTGTGAAGAAGCATATGTCAATGCTAGACAAGAAACACATATTAAGTACAAAGATTGGTTGGATTCTCCATGGTCCGGTTTCTTTGAAGGGAAAGACCCTTTAAAAGTATCTCCTACTGGTATTAAAGAAGACACACTCATTCATATTGGAAAAAAATTTTCTTCACCACCACCGAATGCAGCTGAATTTGTGGTTCATAAAG GTATCGAACGTATTTTAAAATCTCGTATGGAAATGATAGAAGCGCGAACAGTTGATTGGGCTCTTGGAGAAGCTATGGCCTTTGGTTCTCTACTTAAAGAGGGTGTTCATGTTAGATTATCAGGTCAAGATGTAGAAAGAGGAACTTTTTCACACAGACATCATGTTCTCCATCATCAAACTGTGGATAAAGCTACTTACAGACCACTGTGTTATCTTTACCCAGATCAAGCTCCATATACTGTATGCAATAGTTCTTTATCAGAGTTTGGTGTACTTG GATTTGAATTAGGTTATTCTATGACTAATCCTAATGCACTAGTGTGCTGGGAAGCACAATTTGGTGATTTCAATAACACAGCACAGTGCATAATTGATCAATTTATCAGCAGTGGTCAAGCTAAATGGGTACGTCAATCTGGTCTTGTAATGTTACAACCTCACGGGCTTGAGGGAATG GGACCTGAACATTCCAGTGCCCGCTTGGAACGTTTCCTACAAATGTCTGCTGATGATCCAGATTATTTCCCTCCTGAAAGCGAAGAATTTGCTGTGCGTCAGTTACACGATAGCAATTGGATTGTAGCCAATTGCAGTACACCAGCAAATTATTTCCATATTCTAAGAAGACAGATTGCATTGCCATTTAGGAAACCTTTGATTTTAATGACACCAAAATCATTGCTTCGTCATCCAGAAGCAAAGTCTAGTTTCGATTTGATGCTGGAAAATACAGAATTTCTTAGAGTGATACCAGAAGAAGGTGTAGCTTCTCAAAATCCCAGTAATGTTAAAAGGATAATTTTCTGTTCTGGTAAAGTTTATTACGATTTAAAGAAAGCACGCGCGGAGAAGAAATTGGACGATAAAGTCGCTATTGTGAGAGTCGAACAG aTCTCACCTTTCCCATACGATTTAGTTAAGAAAGAAGCCAATAAATATGCTAATGCAGAATTAGTATGGGCTCAAGAAGAACACAAAAATCAGGGTGCATGGACATATATTCAACCTAGATTTCATACAGCTTTGAATGGAACTCGTTCTGTATT CAGCGGAAATACGTCATACGACAGTAGGGGTAGCGGAGGGTGGTTTAGTGGTTGGTTCTCATCAACTAAACCAACGAATGTGTCCGAGTCGCTGTCAGTAGAATCTAATAAACCCAAACAGAGAACATTGAG GTACGTTGGTCGCCCAACAGGTGCTTCACCCGCAACAGGAAGCAAAATGCAGCACCTCAAAGAACTAAAACAATTACTTGATGACTCCTTCGATGTTTAA
- the LOC100646187 gene encoding 2-oxoglutarate dehydrogenase, mitochondrial isoform X2, whose translation MYKARTVFSTLAPLAPRMCKPERFASWLVRSHPLTRTTQVIVTEPIRKYSKVATEPFLNGSSSTYVEEMYNAWLQDPHSVHVSWDSFFRSSTAGAAPGLAYQAPPSLAPSHNQVPLGALLPLGGGTQLSQIPVNEKIIDDHLAVQAIIRSYQARGHLVADLDPLGIMQTDLIHTHYAARKGSPEQVLRQYMLEESDMDRIFKLPSTTFIGGKEKSLPLREILKRLEAAYCGHIGVEFMFINSLEQCNWIRQKMETPGIMEMTNDERRLILARLTRATGFEAFLARKWSSEKRFGLEGCEILIPAMKQVIDKSTELGVESIVMGMPHRGRLNVLANVCRKPLSQIFTQFAALEAADDGSGDVKYHLGTYIERLNRVTNKNIRLAVVANPSHLEAVDPVVQGKTRAEQFYRGDGEGKKVMSILLHGDAAFCGQGIVFETMHLSDLPDYTTHGTIHIVVNNQIGFTTDPRHSRSSPYCTDVARVVNAPIFHVNSDDPEAVMHVCKVAAEWRATFHKDVVIDIVSYRRNGHNEIDEPMFTQPLMYRKIRNTPPVLDIYAKSLIDDSVVSPEEVKDVKDKYEKICEEAYVNARQETHIKYKDWLDSPWSGFFEGKDPLKVSPTGIKEDTLIHIGKKFSSPPPNAAEFVVHKGIERILKSRMEMIEARTVDWALGEAMAFGSLLKEGVHVRLSGQDVERGTFSHRHHVLHHQTVDKATYRPLCYLYPDQAPYTVCNSSLSEFGVLGFELGYSMTNPNALVCWEAQFGDFNNTAQCIIDQFISSGQAKWVRQSGLVMLQPHGLEGMGPEHSSARLERFLQMSADDPDYFPPESEEFAVRQLHDSNWIVANCSTPANYFHILRRQIALPFRKPLILMTPKSLLRHPEAKSSFDLMLENTEFLRVIPEEGVASQNPSNVKRIIFCSGKVYYDLKKARAEKKLDDKVAIVRVEQISPFPYDLVKKEANKYANAELVWAQEEHKNQGAWTYIQPRFHTALNGTRSVFSGNTSYDSRGSGGWFSGWFSSTKPTNVSESLSVESNKPKQRTLRYVGRPTGASPATGSKMQHLKELKQLLDDSFDV comes from the exons ATGTATAAGGCAAGGACCGTATTTAGTACATTGGCCCCTTTAGCGCCACGAATGTGCAAACCTGAGAGGTTTGCATCATGGTTGGTTCGAAGCCATCCTCTGACAAGGACCACACAGGTGATAGTTACCGAACCAATTAGAAAGTATAGCAAGGTAGCCACAGAACCTTTTCTCAATGGCAGTTCCAGCACTTATGTAGAAGAAATGTATAATGCATGGCTACAAGATCCTCATAGTGTACATGTG tcTTGGGACTCATTTTTTCGCAGTAGTACTGCTGGAGCTGCACCAGGTCTAGCATATCAGGCGCCTCCTTCTCTTGCTCCAAGTCATAATCAAGTTCCATTAGGAGCATTATTACCACTTGGTGGAGGTACACAATTGAGCCAAATACCTGTTAATGAAAAGATCATTGATGATCACCTGGCTGTTCAAGCTATTATTCGTTCTTATCAG GCTCGAGGTCACTTAGTTGCTGATCTGGACCCACTGGGTATCATGCAAACAGACCTGATACATACACATTATGCAGCCCGCAAGGGATCTCCTGAACAGGTTCTGCGACAATATATGCTTG AGGAATCCGATATGGATCGTATTTTCAAGTTGCCATCCACCACTTTTATTGGTGGCAAAGAGAAATCATTGCCTCTTCGTGAAATCTTAAAAAGACTAGAAGCTGCTTACTGCGGCCACATCGGTGTGGAATTCATGTTTATCAATTCTTTGGAACAATGCAATTGGATTCGACAAAAGATGGAGACTCCTGGTATTATGGAAATGACGAATGATGAAAGAAGACTTATTTTGGCTAGATTAACTCGCGCAACTgg ATTTGAAGCATTCCTTGCACGTAAGTGGTCATCTGAGAAGAGATTTGGATTGGAAGGATGTGAAATTCTGATCCCTGCTATGAAGCAGGTAATTGATAAATCAACTGAGTTAGGAGTTGAATCCATTGTCATGGGTATGCCTCATCGTGGCCGTTTAAATGTCCTTGCTAACGTTTGTCGTAAGCCCTTGAGTCAAATATTTACTCAATTTGCGGCTCTAGAAGCAGCTGACGAT GGTTCTGGTGATGTTAAATATCACTTGGGAACATACATTGAGCGTTTGAATCGAGTAACAAACAAAAACATTCGTTTGGCTGTTGTGGCGAATCCATCTCATTTAGAAGCCGTCGATCCAGTAGTACAAGGAAAGACTCGTGCAGAACAATTTTATCGCGGTGATGGCGAAGGCAAGAAG GTCATGTCTATTCTTCTGCATGGTGATGCTGCATTCTGTGGGCAGGGTATTGTTTTTGAAACAATGCACTTGTCAGACTTGCCAGATTATACAACTCATGGTACTATTCATATTGTGGTGAATAATCAAATTGGATTTACTACAGATCCAAGACATTCACGATCCTCTCCATATTGTACAG ATGTTGCAAGAGTAGTGAATGCACCCATTTTCCATGTAAATTCGGATGATCCTGAGGCAGTAATGCATGTTTGTAAAGTTGCTGCAGAATGGAGAGCAACTTTCCATAAAGATGTTGTTATTGATATTGTATCATATAGACGAAATGGTCACAATGAGATTGATGAACCTATGTTTACACAGCCTTTGATGTATCGCAAAATTAGAAATACTCCACCAGTTCTAGATATATATGCCAAAAGTCTTATTGATGATAGTGTCGTTTCTCCTGAAGAAGTTAAG GATGTTAAAGACAAATATGAGAAAATTTGTGAAGAAGCATATGTCAATGCTAGACAAGAAACACATATTAAGTACAAAGATTGGTTGGATTCTCCATGGTCCGGTTTCTTTGAAGGGAAAGACCCTTTAAAAGTATCTCCTACTGGTATTAAAGAAGACACACTCATTCATATTGGAAAAAAATTTTCTTCACCACCACCGAATGCAGCTGAATTTGTGGTTCATAAAG GTATCGAACGTATTTTAAAATCTCGTATGGAAATGATAGAAGCGCGAACAGTTGATTGGGCTCTTGGAGAAGCTATGGCCTTTGGTTCTCTACTTAAAGAGGGTGTTCATGTTAGATTATCAGGTCAAGATGTAGAAAGAGGAACTTTTTCACACAGACATCATGTTCTCCATCATCAAACTGTGGATAAAGCTACTTACAGACCACTGTGTTATCTTTACCCAGATCAAGCTCCATATACTGTATGCAATAGTTCTTTATCAGAGTTTGGTGTACTTG GATTTGAATTAGGTTATTCTATGACTAATCCTAATGCACTAGTGTGCTGGGAAGCACAATTTGGTGATTTCAATAACACAGCACAGTGCATAATTGATCAATTTATCAGCAGTGGTCAAGCTAAATGGGTACGTCAATCTGGTCTTGTAATGTTACAACCTCACGGGCTTGAGGGAATG GGACCTGAACATTCCAGTGCCCGCTTGGAACGTTTCCTACAAATGTCTGCTGATGATCCAGATTATTTCCCTCCTGAAAGCGAAGAATTTGCTGTGCGTCAGTTACACGATAGCAATTGGATTGTAGCCAATTGCAGTACACCAGCAAATTATTTCCATATTCTAAGAAGACAGATTGCATTGCCATTTAGGAAACCTTTGATTTTAATGACACCAAAATCATTGCTTCGTCATCCAGAAGCAAAGTCTAGTTTCGATTTGATGCTGGAAAATACAGAATTTCTTAGAGTGATACCAGAAGAAGGTGTAGCTTCTCAAAATCCCAGTAATGTTAAAAGGATAATTTTCTGTTCTGGTAAAGTTTATTACGATTTAAAGAAAGCACGCGCGGAGAAGAAATTGGACGATAAAGTCGCTATTGTGAGAGTCGAACAG aTCTCACCTTTCCCATACGATTTAGTTAAGAAAGAAGCCAATAAATATGCTAATGCAGAATTAGTATGGGCTCAAGAAGAACACAAAAATCAGGGTGCATGGACATATATTCAACCTAGATTTCATACAGCTTTGAATGGAACTCGTTCTGTATT CAGCGGAAATACGTCATACGACAGTAGGGGTAGCGGAGGGTGGTTTAGTGGTTGGTTCTCATCAACTAAACCAACGAATGTGTCCGAGTCGCTGTCAGTAGAATCTAATAAACCCAAACAGAGAACATTGAG GTACGTTGGTCGCCCAACAGGTGCTTCACCCGCAACAGGAAGCAAAATGCAGCACCTCAAAGAACTAAAACAATTACTTGATGACTCCTTCGATGTTTAA
- the LOC100646187 gene encoding 2-oxoglutarate dehydrogenase, mitochondrial isoform X5, with product MYKARTVFSTLAPLAPRMCKPERFASWLVRSHPLTRTTQVIVTEPIRKYSKVATEPFLNGSSSTYVEEMYNAWLQDPHSVHVSWDSFFRSSTAGAAPGLAYQAPPSLAPSHNQVPLGALLPLGGGTQLSQIPVNEKIIDDHLAVQAIIRSYQARGHLVADLDPLGIMQTDLIHTHYAARKGSPEQVLRQYMLEESDMDRIFKLPSTTFIGGKEKSLPLREILKRLEAAYCGHIGVEFMFINSLEQCNWIRQKMETPGIMEMTNDERRLILARLTRATGFEAFLARKWSSEKRFGLEGCEILIPAMKQVIDKSTELGVESIVMGMPHRGRLNVLANVCRKPLSQIFTQFAALEAADDGSGDVKYHLGTYIERLNRVTNKNIRLAVVANPSHLEAVDPVVQGKTRAEQFYRGDGEGKKVMSILLHGDAAFCGQGIVFETMHLSDLPDYTTHGTIHIVVNNQIGFTTDPRHSRSSPYCTDVARVVNAPIFHVNSDDPEAVMHVCKVAAEWRATFHKDVVIDIVSYRRNGHNEIDEPMFTQPLMYRKIRNTPPVLDIYAKSLIDDSVVSPEEVKDVKDKYEKICEEAYVNARQETHIKYKDWLDSPWSGFFEGKDPLKVSPTGIKEDTLIHIGKKFSSPPPNAAEFVVHKGIERILKSRMEMIEARTVDWALGEAMAFGSLLKEGVHVRLSGQDVERGTFSHRHHVLHHQTVDKATYRPLCYLYPDQAPYTVCNSSLSEFGVLGFELGYSMTNPNALVCWEAQFGDFNNTAQCIIDQFISSGQAKWVRQSGLVMLQPHGLEGMGPEHSSARLERFLQMSADDPDYFPPESEEFAVRQLHDSNWIVANCSTPANYFHILRRQIALPFRKPLILMTPKSLLRHPEAKSSFDLMLENTEFLRVIPEEGVASQNPSNVKRIIFCSGKVYYDLKKARAEKKLDDKVAIVRVEQISPFPYDLVKKEANKYANAELVWAQEEHKNQGAWTYIQPRFHTALNGTRSVLYVGRPTGASPATGSKMQHLKELKQLLDDSFDV from the exons ATGTATAAGGCAAGGACCGTATTTAGTACATTGGCCCCTTTAGCGCCACGAATGTGCAAACCTGAGAGGTTTGCATCATGGTTGGTTCGAAGCCATCCTCTGACAAGGACCACACAGGTGATAGTTACCGAACCAATTAGAAAGTATAGCAAGGTAGCCACAGAACCTTTTCTCAATGGCAGTTCCAGCACTTATGTAGAAGAAATGTATAATGCATGGCTACAAGATCCTCATAGTGTACATGTG tcTTGGGACTCATTTTTTCGCAGTAGTACTGCTGGAGCTGCACCAGGTCTAGCATATCAGGCGCCTCCTTCTCTTGCTCCAAGTCATAATCAAGTTCCATTAGGAGCATTATTACCACTTGGTGGAGGTACACAATTGAGCCAAATACCTGTTAATGAAAAGATCATTGATGATCACCTGGCTGTTCAAGCTATTATTCGTTCTTATCAG GCTCGAGGTCACTTAGTTGCTGATCTGGACCCACTGGGTATCATGCAAACAGACCTGATACATACACATTATGCAGCCCGCAAGGGATCTCCTGAACAGGTTCTGCGACAATATATGCTTG AGGAATCCGATATGGATCGTATTTTCAAGTTGCCATCCACCACTTTTATTGGTGGCAAAGAGAAATCATTGCCTCTTCGTGAAATCTTAAAAAGACTAGAAGCTGCTTACTGCGGCCACATCGGTGTGGAATTCATGTTTATCAATTCTTTGGAACAATGCAATTGGATTCGACAAAAGATGGAGACTCCTGGTATTATGGAAATGACGAATGATGAAAGAAGACTTATTTTGGCTAGATTAACTCGCGCAACTgg ATTTGAAGCATTCCTTGCACGTAAGTGGTCATCTGAGAAGAGATTTGGATTGGAAGGATGTGAAATTCTGATCCCTGCTATGAAGCAGGTAATTGATAAATCAACTGAGTTAGGAGTTGAATCCATTGTCATGGGTATGCCTCATCGTGGCCGTTTAAATGTCCTTGCTAACGTTTGTCGTAAGCCCTTGAGTCAAATATTTACTCAATTTGCGGCTCTAGAAGCAGCTGACGAT GGTTCTGGTGATGTTAAATATCACTTGGGAACATACATTGAGCGTTTGAATCGAGTAACAAACAAAAACATTCGTTTGGCTGTTGTGGCGAATCCATCTCATTTAGAAGCCGTCGATCCAGTAGTACAAGGAAAGACTCGTGCAGAACAATTTTATCGCGGTGATGGCGAAGGCAAGAAG GTCATGTCTATTCTTCTGCATGGTGATGCTGCATTCTGTGGGCAGGGTATTGTTTTTGAAACAATGCACTTGTCAGACTTGCCAGATTATACAACTCATGGTACTATTCATATTGTGGTGAATAATCAAATTGGATTTACTACAGATCCAAGACATTCACGATCCTCTCCATATTGTACAG ATGTTGCAAGAGTAGTGAATGCACCCATTTTCCATGTAAATTCGGATGATCCTGAGGCAGTAATGCATGTTTGTAAAGTTGCTGCAGAATGGAGAGCAACTTTCCATAAAGATGTTGTTATTGATATTGTATCATATAGACGAAATGGTCACAATGAGATTGATGAACCTATGTTTACACAGCCTTTGATGTATCGCAAAATTAGAAATACTCCACCAGTTCTAGATATATATGCCAAAAGTCTTATTGATGATAGTGTCGTTTCTCCTGAAGAAGTTAAG GATGTTAAAGACAAATATGAGAAAATTTGTGAAGAAGCATATGTCAATGCTAGACAAGAAACACATATTAAGTACAAAGATTGGTTGGATTCTCCATGGTCCGGTTTCTTTGAAGGGAAAGACCCTTTAAAAGTATCTCCTACTGGTATTAAAGAAGACACACTCATTCATATTGGAAAAAAATTTTCTTCACCACCACCGAATGCAGCTGAATTTGTGGTTCATAAAG GTATCGAACGTATTTTAAAATCTCGTATGGAAATGATAGAAGCGCGAACAGTTGATTGGGCTCTTGGAGAAGCTATGGCCTTTGGTTCTCTACTTAAAGAGGGTGTTCATGTTAGATTATCAGGTCAAGATGTAGAAAGAGGAACTTTTTCACACAGACATCATGTTCTCCATCATCAAACTGTGGATAAAGCTACTTACAGACCACTGTGTTATCTTTACCCAGATCAAGCTCCATATACTGTATGCAATAGTTCTTTATCAGAGTTTGGTGTACTTG GATTTGAATTAGGTTATTCTATGACTAATCCTAATGCACTAGTGTGCTGGGAAGCACAATTTGGTGATTTCAATAACACAGCACAGTGCATAATTGATCAATTTATCAGCAGTGGTCAAGCTAAATGGGTACGTCAATCTGGTCTTGTAATGTTACAACCTCACGGGCTTGAGGGAATG GGACCTGAACATTCCAGTGCCCGCTTGGAACGTTTCCTACAAATGTCTGCTGATGATCCAGATTATTTCCCTCCTGAAAGCGAAGAATTTGCTGTGCGTCAGTTACACGATAGCAATTGGATTGTAGCCAATTGCAGTACACCAGCAAATTATTTCCATATTCTAAGAAGACAGATTGCATTGCCATTTAGGAAACCTTTGATTTTAATGACACCAAAATCATTGCTTCGTCATCCAGAAGCAAAGTCTAGTTTCGATTTGATGCTGGAAAATACAGAATTTCTTAGAGTGATACCAGAAGAAGGTGTAGCTTCTCAAAATCCCAGTAATGTTAAAAGGATAATTTTCTGTTCTGGTAAAGTTTATTACGATTTAAAGAAAGCACGCGCGGAGAAGAAATTGGACGATAAAGTCGCTATTGTGAGAGTCGAACAG aTCTCACCTTTCCCATACGATTTAGTTAAGAAAGAAGCCAATAAATATGCTAATGCAGAATTAGTATGGGCTCAAGAAGAACACAAAAATCAGGGTGCATGGACATATATTCAACCTAGATTTCATACAGCTTTGAATGGAACTCGTTCTGTATT GTACGTTGGTCGCCCAACAGGTGCTTCACCCGCAACAGGAAGCAAAATGCAGCACCTCAAAGAACTAAAACAATTACTTGATGACTCCTTCGATGTTTAA